The genomic interval AAGCTACTTTTTTAGCAGATAGAGAAGATTTGGCAAAAAAGACCAAACACGCAACAACAAAACAAGCTGCTGAAATAGCAAAACAAGCCAACGCTAAACAATTAATAATTGGGCATTATTCTGGCAGATATAAAGATATTAACGTTTTTAGAGCGGAAGCACAAGAAATATTTAAACACACGCACTTAGCCGAACCTGGTAAAGTATTTAAAATATAATTAATAAGTAAATTGAATTGGTTTTTCTAAATTTATTAGAAAATAAAATATTTTGAAAAGGGAAGTTTAACTTTACCAATTCAATTTACTTTTTAATATTGATTCATGCTCAGCATTACTAATGTACAAGCAACTTCTGTCTCAATAGAATTCTCTTCTAAAAGTTTTACAAATTCTCCATTTTCAGACCCAGGATTAAAAATTACCCTTCTAGGTTTTAATCCAATTATATAGTTATAGTATTCTTCTTGATTTTTTGGATTTAGATACAAAGTAACCGTATCAATATTTTCAAACTCTTTTTTTTCGGTTTCAATGACAACACCTAAAACGGTTCCTTTTCTTATGCCTAAAGCAGCAACTGGTATTTCTTTATCTACGAGTCTTTTTATAGCAATATTAGAATATTTGTTAGGATTTGTTGATGCGCCAAGAACTAATGTTACATTTTTCATTCTGTTAATTTACGTTAAACAAATTTAATATCATAACAAATATAAACCAATCGATTAATAAAAGCTAGTAATATTAGAAATCCAATATACCTATTTAATTTCATTTTTTTAAAAATACAAAAACAGTAAATGAAATATTAATTAAAAAGAAATATAAAATAACTAGAGATCTCATTACTTATAATGAGGTTTTTATTTCACCTTAAAAAATACTTTCATATCAAAATAAAAAGAGAAAGTTTCACTTTAATTAAGTAATCATTTTTAGCATCTTTGTAACATGTATCAATCTATAACAAATCATATCAATAATCATATTACTCCAACAACTATTGATTTGCAATTGTTTAATGCCATTCTAACGGAAACCTCTATACCTAAAGGTCAGTTTTTACTATTACCAGGCGCCATTGTAAAACACGAATACTTTGTAATAAAGGGCTGTTTAAAAGCTTATTATATGGATGATAAGGGGAATAGACATATCATACAATTTGCTATAGAAAATTGGTGGGTAGGAGATTTTGATGCATTTTACAATCAAACACCTTCCATATTACATATAGAAGCTATAGAAGACTCTAAATTATTATCTATAAGCTATGACAATCTTCAAAAAATTTATGATGAAGC from Polaribacter sejongensis carries:
- a CDS encoding Crp/Fnr family transcriptional regulator, encoding MYQSITNHINNHITPTTIDLQLFNAILTETSIPKGQFLLLPGAIVKHEYFVIKGCLKAYYMDDKGNRHIIQFAIENWWVGDFDAFYNQTPSILHIEAIEDSKLLSISYDNLQKIYDEAPIFERYFRILTTKAFIAQRKRILSTLEKNTQERYLEFCSSYPNIEDRVPNYDIANYLGVSPENLSRVRRQLKG
- a CDS encoding CoA-binding protein, whose product is MKNVTLVLGASTNPNKYSNIAIKRLVDKEIPVAALGIRKGTVLGVVIETEKKEFENIDTVTLYLNPKNQEEYYNYIIGLKPRRVIFNPGSENGEFVKLLEENSIETEVACTLVMLSMNQY